In Asticcacaulis sp. SL142, the sequence GCTGAGCGCCGCGAAGAAACCTATAAAATCGGCGCGGGTGATGCGGCCTCATATGCGGTCGGTGCCGGTGCCAAAGACGGTTTGGCCGTAGGTTCCAACGGCTTCCCCGGCTTCTCGGACGTTCAGGCCGGAGAATGGTCGCAGGAAAGCTACGGCGCCTATGTCGATGTCGAAGGCAAGATCACGCCGGAATGGACATGGGCGGCGGCCGTCCGTTACGAAGACTTCGACAGCTTTGGCGACACCACCAACACCAAGCTGTCCACCCGTTATGATTTCAGCCCCAAGTTCGCCGCCCGCGGTTCGGTCTCAACCGGCTTCCGCGCACCAACACCGGGCCAGATCAACTCGTTGTCGGTTTCTCAAGGTTTGGATACGGTCACGCTTCAGGTCTTCACCAATGGCCGCCTGTCACCGCTGAACCCGATTGCCGTCAGCAAGGGTGCCAAGCCACTTGAGCCGGAAGAGTCGGACAACCTGACCATGGGCTTTGTCTGGCGCACCGATATGGGCCTGTCGGGCACGATCGACCTTTATCAGATCGACGTTAATAACCGGCTAGGTCAGTCATCGTCGATTACACTTACTAAGGACGAAAAGGACGCTTTGGTGGCACAAGGCTATCCGGCGGCGGCCAGCTTTACCTCGGTCTACTGGTACACCAACGATTACGACACCCGCACCAAGGGTATCGATGTGGTAACTTCCTATGCCCGCCCAATGTGGGATGGTCAGTTGAACCTGACTCTGGCCTACAACACCAATAAGACCCTGATTACCGGCGGGTCGCTTACCGCCAATCCGACCACGAAGCGCAACTTTGAGGAGGGCTTGCCCCGGAATAATGCCAGCTTTACCGGCAATTTCCGCAAAGGCGCCTTCGAGTATCAGGTGCGGGTACGCCATTACGGTAGCTGGACCGACTCGACCGGCAATTCGACCGGCGACATCTTCCAGACCTTTGGCGTAATGAACTTTGTCGATGCCTCGATGCTCTATGACATCAACAGCAACCTCTCGCTTAAGGTCTCGGTTGAAAACATCTTTGATGACTACCCTGAAAAGGCTCTCTTTCAGGCCTCACGCGGGATCGAATATTCGCGTAACGCCCCTTATGACACCTATGGCGCTCAGGCCTATGTCCGCCTGAACGCCAAGTTCTAAGCTTAGCGTTGTTCTGATCCGGGGCGGGCCGATTCCTAGGTCCGCCCCTTTGTGTTTTTATGGAAAACCTGCCCATGCACCGCCGCACCCTGTTGACCGCGCTGGGGGCCATGCTGCCCGTAACCGTAAACGCTCAAACCACCGCGAACCTTAGCCCCCCAGCCGGGCCAAAGGATGAGACCGGCTGGACAAAGGTCGCCGCCGCCTATCCGGCCCGACTTGACTGTGTGATCAATCTCGAATTTGGCGCGTTTGGCCAAATGCCGCTGGCGGTTCAGGCGGCGTTTGCCCGCTATAGTGAAACCGTCAATCTGCAGGGGGCCTATTTCACCCGTCGGGAGTTTGCGCCCTACTACATGCGCCTGCGCCAGCAAATCGCCACCGCCCTTAATGCCGACCCGCTGGAGATCGCGATTACGCGCAACGCGACCGAAGCCATGCACGCCCTGATCAGCGGCTACAACCGCCTGAAACCTGGTGATGCGGTGCTGATGGCCGACCATGATTACGACAGCATGCAGACCGCTATCGACTGGTTGAAAACGCGCCGGGGCGTCGAAATTACGCGCATCGCCCTGCCCCATCCCGCCAGCCATCAGGGGCTGATCGATGCCTACGAACAGGCGCTAAAAGCCCACCCCAAGGTGCGTCTGATCCTTCTGACCCAGATCGGTCACCGTAGCGGGCTGAGGTTACCGGTGCGCGAGATCATCGCTATGGCGCGTGCCCGCGGCGTCGATGCTCTGGTCGACAGCGCCCATGCCTGGGGCCAGATGCCCGTCGATGTTAAGACCGAAGGCTTTGAGTTTGCAGGCTTTAACCTACATAAATGGATCGGCGCCCCGCTTGGTGTCGGTGCGCTGTATATCCGGCGCGACCGCATTTCTGACATTGATCCGTTCATGGGTGAAGCCGTCAGCGAGCTCGATCTTGTCTCCGCCCGCGTCCATACCGGAACCGCCAATTTCGCCGCCCAGATGGCCGCCATAGAGGCCCTGAGCCTGCACGCCCGCATCGGGTCTGCCGCGTGTGAGCAACGACTGTCGTACTTGCGTGACCTGTGGGCTGAACCGGCGCGAGACCTGAAAACGATTGATGTGCTGACGCCGGCCGATCCGCGCCTGCATGTTGGGATTACCTCGTTTCGCCTAAAGCATGATCCATCACCGCAAGCTCATGCGGCCGCTGCCAAACGGCTTTTAGATGAGCACGGCCTGTTCACCGTCCTGCGCACCGGCCTTGACGGCGGGGCCTGCATTCGGGTGACGCCGGGCTTCAGTTCAACCCCGGCCGATATGGCCAGGCTTTTGAGCGCTTTGCGCACCCTGTGAGGGCCGCTGCGAAGCCTGAGAAACGCCCTTGTGCACGAAGCGATAATTTTAAATTTGGGGCTGTCGTAGATAAGGCAACTTATCTATGGTGGCCATATGGGAATAAAGCGCTGTAAATTAAGCCGAAAAGTGCCGAATAGGCTTCTGGAATTTTTCGTTCTGGAAGTGACCGCGCGTTCGGCTGCGGATGTGTTAGGCTTGCAGGTTAACACAGCAGCCTTATTTTACCACAAAGTCCGAGAACTGATTGTTGAGCAGGCTGCAGCACAGGAAGAATTGCTCGGCGGGGAAGTCGAGGTTGACGAGAGCTATTGCGGGGGCGTGCGCAAAGGCAAGAGAGGGCGCGGCGCGCTTGGCAAGGTGCCTGTCTCCGGCTTGCTGAAACGGGGCGGGAAGGTCTATGTCGTGCCCATACCAGACGCAAAGGCGGCGACCCTAATGCCGATTATTCGCAAGAAAATTCAACCCGATAGCATCGTCTATACAGATACATTCAGCAGTTACAGCGCACTTGATGTATCCGAGTTCCATCACAGCCGTATCAATCACTCCAAGCCGTTTGCCGACAAGCAGAACCACATCAATGGCATCGAGAATTTCTGGAACCAGGCCAAGCGTGTCTTGCGAAAATACAACGGCATTCCTCGTCAAAACTTCTTCTTGTTCCTCAAAGAATGCGAATTTAGATTCAACCACGGTTCGCCCAAAGACCAGCTCAAAACACTGAGACTTTGGGCGATACTCTAAGCCTTATCTACGACAACCCCAATAATAGAGGCCTTTAATGGCTGATATTCAATCTGCTTGGGGCTTTAAAAAACCCAGCTAAAGCCACATCATACCTTCTTAAAATGTGCCTGAGACATATGTCAGTTATGCCTTCTTTTCAACTACAAGACCTATGCTTGTTGAGACGTATTGATAAAGGTTAATCTTCAAGTGCGGTGGAGCAAATGGCGGAAAATCGATATGAAAATCATGTTGACCTGCACCTGGCCAAAAATTCCAGTCCCAGACCTTGTGACCTTGCTGACGTAACCGGTCTGTTAACTTTTCCAAATCTTGGCGACGGAAAAGGCATGTCGGAAACCCATCAATAGTCTTGTCATTAGAGGACAGATTAAACTCTGTTGTGTGAACAGCAATCCCGCCGGGCTTCAAGGTTTCAAGCGTGTTTTCGATAAATTGCAGACCGGGTTCGATTCCACCAATATGCTCTAGGGAACACGAAGACCAGCAGAAATCGAAGTCACGCAGGTCGGTTGGAATATTCAGCATATCAACTTCGCGGAAGCTGACATGCTGCTCCATGTCTTCCCAAGAACAAATATCTTCTCGCCAAAGTTGCTTTAAACTGTCAGAAAATTGCTGAGATACGCGCCACATTTCACCGATTTCTTGCGGGCTGTCGCTTGCATGGACCTTAACACCTCGCTTAGCCAGCATAGACGGAATCGGTTCTGCGCCCACTGCAAATACTAATCCGCGTTTGCCCGCTTGCGTCATCCCTGTAACTTCTAAGGCGCGCCAGATATAAGCCCACTCCCAATATTTGCGGTGTATCTCAAATGTGCTTACCCCAATCGTGGTAAGGAACTCCGTATAATGCCGCTCTTGCATCTGGCTGTAGGTGGCCATTTGAGAGGATGGGCTCTCAAGCGTCGGCTCTTTGATGCGCATCTCGCCATTGACAATCGGCGGCAAAAGGAAACTTGGAATGCCATATTCCTGGTTTCGTATAATTGCGAAGAATTCTGACGAATCGATAAGTCTGCCGCGAAGCTCCCGAAGATCGGCGTTAACTGCAATCTGCCAATCGATTGTTGCTTCAGACTCTGGCTCCCGATTAAGAAACAGTCGATAGCACCACACTACTTCTTAACGCGTAACTGGCCCGTTTTTCCCCACATATGCGATCTCGCTGTTTCCAGATCGCAGCCTTGATGCACTATCTCATTTACATCCGTCAAGCTGGTAAAATTGTCCCGCACAATAATTTGTTCAGCGTTATTTAGGCCCAGCAATATGACTCAGATCGCCTCCCATAAAGTCTTAGGGTGTCAATTATGCACCGATAATCTGGTAAATGAGGGTGACATCTTGGCGCTATGTATGGGTTTCAAATCCAAACTCGCCGGTCAGGCGTAAACAGGCTGCATTTACATAAATGCTTAACCTTAACTCTGATCTACAGGTGCCTCCATGAAATATCGTTCAGGCCTAAGCGCCTTAGTCTTGATATCTGCCACCGCCCTTGCCACTACCGCTTCCGCTCAGGCCGTCGATGCCGGGCGCTGGGCCGTCAGCGGCAGCGTCGGTTCGGAACTGTCCACCTCCGGCGATGTCCACGGTGGCGCCACTACCGGCGAAATTCCGCTCAGCGTCATCGCCTCCCTGCGCGATCCCGGTGCCCCCGCCCTGCCCGGTGCAATTACGGCCACCGGCAATGCCGGTCAATTGCGCATTCAATCGCGCGGCTTTGACGACATCTATGACAACCCGATGACCTTTAACCTTGAGGGCACCTATGGCCTCGGCGGCGGGCGCGAAGTGTTCGGCAGCTTTGATTATGTCAAGGCCGACGAAGGCTCGGTTCAGGTCGGCACGGCGGCTGTTGTCAATGGCACCACCACCGTCGCCGAAGTGCCGGTCTATGGCCGCTTTGGCGAATATAAAGGCATGGGTGTCTCCGTCGGCCTGCGTCAGTGGTTCAACGAAGGTGGCACCTTCCAGCCCTATATCGCCGGTCGCGTCGGGGCCTCAAAGATTGATGCCATTGACGCCAGCTTCACTATCCCGGATCTAACCATCAATCAATCTCTGCAAAACGTGCCGTTCTATGACGAGACCACCATCCTGACCGCCGGGCTTGATGTCGGTGTGTCCTACGCTCTGTCGGAAACGGTGTCGGTGTCGGCTGAAACCGGCGTGCGCTATTACGGCGACCTCGATGGCAACGACAGCGCCATCGGCGGCTTGGGCCTGGCCTCAATCAACGAAGAAGGCAAGCGCGTCACCTATCCGGTCAGCATTAAACTGCGGACCGTGTTCTAAGCTTTGGTGTAAGTAGTAAAAGGCCGCTGTCTTTCACGGACAGCGGCTTTTTTGTTTTACAGCCCCAGCTTGGCTTTGAGTATCTCATTGACCGCAGCCGGATTAGCCTTGCCGCCGGTCGCCTTCATGACCTGACCGACGAACCAGCCGATGGCCTGCGGCTTGGTGGCCACTTCGGCGGCCTTGTCCGGGTTGGCGGCGATAATATCATCAACGGCCTTTTCGATCGCGCCGGTATCGGTGACTTGGCGGAGGCCATGTTTTTCAACAATCTCGGCAGGGGTTATCGTCCCCTTGCCGTCCCACATGTGCTCAAACACGGTCTTGGCGATCTTGGATGAAATCACGTTGATTTCGATCAGTTCGACCAGACCGGCAATATGCGCGGGCGGCAGCGGGCTTTGGTCAATCTCAAGGCCGTCTTTGGTCAGGCGCGCCAGCAGTTCATTGGTCACCCAGTTGGCGACCAGCTTAGCGTCACGGCCAGATGCTGCGGCTTCAAAATAGTCAGCCCGCGCCTGCTCGGTGATCAGCACAGTCGCGTCATAGACGCTCAGGCCGTACTGGTTGACCAGCCGCTGACGCTTATCATCCGGCAACTCAGGCAGGGATTTTTTGATGTCCTCGATCCAGGCCAGTTCCAGTTCCAGCGGCAGCAGGTCGGGATCGGGGAAGTAGCGGTAATCATGTGCTTCTTCCTTGGACCGCAAAGACCGCGTCTCGACCTTGACCGAGTCGAACAGGCGGGTTTCCTGATCAATCTTGCCGCCGTCTTCGATGATTTCGATCTGGCGTCGGGCTTCGTACTCAATCGCCTGCTGCATAAAGCGGAACGAATTGACGTTCTTGATCTCGCAGCGCGTACCCAGTTGCTTGAAATCACCCGTCT encodes:
- a CDS encoding IS1595 family transposase, which gives rise to MGIKRCKLSRKVPNRLLEFFVLEVTARSAADVLGLQVNTAALFYHKVRELIVEQAAAQEELLGGEVEVDESYCGGVRKGKRGRGALGKVPVSGLLKRGGKVYVVPIPDAKAATLMPIIRKKIQPDSIVYTDTFSSYSALDVSEFHHSRINHSKPFADKQNHINGIENFWNQAKRVLRKYNGIPRQNFFLFLKECEFRFNHGSPKDQLKTLRLWAIL
- the gatB gene encoding Asp-tRNA(Asn)/Glu-tRNA(Gln) amidotransferase subunit GatB, which gives rise to MSTESNTKTIQGRTGLWELVIGLEIHAQVASNSKLFSGAAVGFGAGPNEQVSLVDAGFPGMLPVLNKYCVEQAVRTGLGLKAQINAHSRFDRKNYFYPDLPQGYQISQLFFPIVGEGEVLIDLSDGSQKTVRIERLHLEQDAGKSIHDLDPNATYVDLNRAGTALMEIVSKPDIRSAEEAVAYFKKIRTILVYLGTSDGDMEKGNMRADVNVSVCKAGAYERFRETGDFKQLGTRCEIKNVNSFRFMQQAIEYEARRQIEIIEDGGKIDQETRLFDSVKVETRSLRSKEEAHDYRYFPDPDLLPLELELAWIEDIKKSLPELPDDKRQRLVNQYGLSVYDATVLITEQARADYFEAAASGRDAKLVANWVTNELLARLTKDGLEIDQSPLPPAHIAGLVELIEINVISSKIAKTVFEHMWDGKGTITPAEIVEKHGLRQVTDTGAIEKAVDDIIAANPDKAAEVATKPQAIGWFVGQVMKATGGKANPAAVNEILKAKLGL
- a CDS encoding class I SAM-dependent methyltransferase — encoded protein: MWCYRLFLNREPESEATIDWQIAVNADLRELRGRLIDSSEFFAIIRNQEYGIPSFLLPPIVNGEMRIKEPTLESPSSQMATYSQMQERHYTEFLTTIGVSTFEIHRKYWEWAYIWRALEVTGMTQAGKRGLVFAVGAEPIPSMLAKRGVKVHASDSPQEIGEMWRVSQQFSDSLKQLWREDICSWEDMEQHVSFREVDMLNIPTDLRDFDFCWSSCSLEHIGGIEPGLQFIENTLETLKPGGIAVHTTEFNLSSNDKTIDGFPTCLFRRQDLEKLTDRLRQQGHKVWDWNFWPGAGQHDFHIDFPPFAPPHLKINLYQYVSTSIGLVVEKKA
- a CDS encoding aminotransferase class V-fold PLP-dependent enzyme, with amino-acid sequence MENLPMHRRTLLTALGAMLPVTVNAQTTANLSPPAGPKDETGWTKVAAAYPARLDCVINLEFGAFGQMPLAVQAAFARYSETVNLQGAYFTRREFAPYYMRLRQQIATALNADPLEIAITRNATEAMHALISGYNRLKPGDAVLMADHDYDSMQTAIDWLKTRRGVEITRIALPHPASHQGLIDAYEQALKAHPKVRLILLTQIGHRSGLRLPVREIIAMARARGVDALVDSAHAWGQMPVDVKTEGFEFAGFNLHKWIGAPLGVGALYIRRDRISDIDPFMGEAVSELDLVSARVHTGTANFAAQMAAIEALSLHARIGSAACEQRLSYLRDLWAEPARDLKTIDVLTPADPRLHVGITSFRLKHDPSPQAHAAAAKRLLDEHGLFTVLRTGLDGGACIRVTPGFSSTPADMARLLSALRTL